The genomic segment TCAGACTGCCTGTTCTCCCTGGCAGGTTTTCTCATGAGTACAAAAAAAAGCCAAAGTAATGATCTGCCCACACTGCTTTCAGAAACAAGAACACTTACATATATTGATGAAGATTTAAAGCGTAAAACAATACAAAAACTTATGGATCAGCCTCCCATGATCTTTGATTACCCGGATATTGAACCCGGGGATCCTCTTTTGGATGATTATATTTCAGATCTTATATATCTTTACATCAGTGTTTATCCTTTTGATATTTCCCATAAAGATATTATTGAACAGGCTTGCGGCTATTTTAGATATAAGGGAATCAAAGATATTCAAAATCATATTGATAAAATGCACTGGGACTTTCTTTCTAAAAAGCTTTTGCCCCAATCCCCTGAAAAAAAACTCAAACCCCATGCTGCCCATGCCCTGTCAGCAATTATTGATAAAGATGAAATCCTGCTTTTTATTTATAAAAATATTGATATTGAGATTTCAGATATTAAGGATAAGGAATTATTGCTTGCAGGAACCAGTTCCAGAATTCTGCTCCTGGCATTGTCTGAAAACAAGAAAGATGAAAAACCAGAAAACCAGGTCATCTGGCAGGCATTGAAAAAAGAATCAGGACTGTACGATTTTAAGGCAGAACAGATTAAAAGCAGGATTAAAAGCTGCTGCTGCATTTCAGGAGGGACGTGGCTTTTAGACAAGATTAAAAATGCAGACCCTCCCCCGGTTATCAGGCTTTCAGGTCATACGATTACAAGGTATGAAAAGTATTTTAAGCTGATTATTGATTCAGCACTAATCCAATAAACACCTGCTGCAAATCCATGATTTTTTAATCCCTGATAATTCTTTTAATATCAGGCATGGTTTCAGGCTTATCCCTTACCATATAGCGGCTTTCACCGCTTCTTCTGGTTACATTTGCCTTTCAGAGCTAAGTGTATTAGATTTTAAGCCCCAGAACCCCAATTACGCCAATTATGATCAGATAGATAGCGACAATAAAGTTTAATAGTTTTGGCGTAACCAGAATAGCAATTCCCGCAATAATTGCGAGTACGTTTTGAATAGTGAAATGTACTTGAAGATTCATATTTTATATCCTTTCTATTTATTGTGAATTCTTTCAGGGATTATCGTCAAACACGACAATCAGAAAATCTTGTTTTTTAAGTTTTGCATGGCTTTCACAATATCCTGGATCGCCTCGTTCATACCATTGGCTCCGTGATTTATTTCCGTTGTTTCCTTGTTTCCCATGCCGCTTTGAACTTCAGATTTAATTTTTTCCAGTCTTTGAGTGTGGTGTTCAAATTGAATGCGATGTTCTTCTTCCATTTCTTTTATGACATCGGAATTAAGCTGCTGGATTAGTTCATCAGCCTCAGCCATTAATTGTTCAAATGTCTTGGTGTCTAAGTTTTTTTTCATAATATTTCCTTTCTTATTGTTTTTTGTTTATTGAGCAGCCCATTGAGAAGATCAGAGGGCAGATCAGGTTTTTTTGATATTAATATTAAGTTTCTGCATTCTTGCCCGCAATGTGCTGCGGTTAAGACCAAGTATTTCAGCGGCACTGTTTTTGCCGCTCACTTTTCCATGTACCTGTTCCAGTACCTCGGTAATATATTCACGTTCAACAGCATCTAAGGTTTTATCTTTCATTTTTACGATGCCCTGCTTATCTTTCAGTTCATCTATCAGGTGCAGTTTTGGACCTGAAGAACATATTACCGCACGTTCAAGAACATTCTCAAGTTCGCGGACATTGCCAGGCCATTGATATTTTTGCAGCAGTTCCATAACATTTGCCGGGATTACTTTTATAGATTTGCCCAGTCTTTTTGAAATTTTTTCAATATAAAAATCAACAAGCAGGGGAATGTCGTCAAGACGATCCCTGAGCGGCGGCAATGTCATGGGGAATACATTCAGGCGATACCAGAGATCCTCCCTGAATCTGCCCTCTTTGACTTCCTTTTCCAGATTACGATTGGTGGCAGCAATAATTCGTACATCGACTTTTATTGTTTTAGAACTTCCAAGCCGTTCAAACTCACCGTTTTGCATTACCTGGAGCAGCTTTGGCTGCATATCCAGGGGAAGTTCGCCAATTTCATCAAGGAAAAGAGTAGCGCCGTCAGCAGTCTCAAATCTTCCCAGCCGTCTTGAATGTGCGCTTGTGAAAGCTCCTTTTTCGTGGCCGAACAGTTCACTTTCAATAAGGTTTGAAGGCAGTGCAGCACAATTCATTTTAACCAGGGCCCGATCTTTGCGCAGACTCATGTTGTGAATAGCCCTGGCTACAAGTTCCTTGCCGGTTCCGGTTTCACCCAGGATTAAAACATTTGTATCAATGTCTGCAATCTGCTCAATCTTATAAAAAATATAATTAATTGCATTGCTCTGGCCGATAATGTGTTCGTGGTTATATTCCAGCTTGATTTCTTCCTGAAGATACATTCTCTCAGCTTCAAGCTGGGCCTTTAATTTTTTTATTTCATCAAGAGAGGTTTCAGCCAGGTGTCTGCTTTTTTCCGCTTCTTCCTTTGCTTTTGTGAGGTCGGCTGTTCGTGTTTCCACCATTTGCTCAAGATTTCTTTTGTAATATTCTTTATTAGTTACATCCTCAATAGCCAGAAGAATCAATTGTTCCTGGATCGGTTTTCTGTAAATTTGTCTGGCGTTTAAATGCATTATCTTGAGACCGATATTCTCAAATTTATGCTCCACTTCAAAATCGTTGAACAGTTTGTTTTCAGGAAGAATTTGTTCAAGCAGTTCTCTGAGCCTGGGGATGTCCCACTGCTTGTTGCCAAGATCGTATATTAACCTGCCTTCTGTCTTATCAGATTTGACTTTAAAGGTGTTGTAAAAAGAAGAATTGGCTTTTACAATCTTCAAGCCAGAATCAAGTACCAGCAAGGGTTCACGAATTGTATTTTGAATATTTTCAAAAACTTCAATAAAATCTTGCAGCATTTACTTATTCCATTCACAATTTTTAATTTTTCGTTTCATTCAAAGAACATCCTTTTATGTTCTTTTCAGAATGCAGCAGGATTAACACTGCTGCTTTGGGATGTTTTAAACTTCACTTGTTTTTCTGCTTCCCATGACCAGCAGTATGATCCCTGCTGCGAGCGAAATACCCCCAACAAGCGGCGGC from the Desulfonema limicola genome contains:
- a CDS encoding sigma-54 interaction domain-containing protein; this translates as MLQDFIEVFENIQNTIREPLLVLDSGLKIVKANSSFYNTFKVKSDKTEGRLIYDLGNKQWDIPRLRELLEQILPENKLFNDFEVEHKFENIGLKIMHLNARQIYRKPIQEQLILLAIEDVTNKEYYKRNLEQMVETRTADLTKAKEEAEKSRHLAETSLDEIKKLKAQLEAERMYLQEEIKLEYNHEHIIGQSNAINYIFYKIEQIADIDTNVLILGETGTGKELVARAIHNMSLRKDRALVKMNCAALPSNLIESELFGHEKGAFTSAHSRRLGRFETADGATLFLDEIGELPLDMQPKLLQVMQNGEFERLGSSKTIKVDVRIIAATNRNLEKEVKEGRFREDLWYRLNVFPMTLPPLRDRLDDIPLLVDFYIEKISKRLGKSIKVIPANVMELLQKYQWPGNVRELENVLERAVICSSGPKLHLIDELKDKQGIVKMKDKTLDAVEREYITEVLEQVHGKVSGKNSAAEILGLNRSTLRARMQKLNINIKKT
- a CDS encoding DUF3096 domain-containing protein, whose product is MNLQVHFTIQNVLAIIAGIAILVTPKLLNFIVAIYLIIIGVIGVLGLKI